Proteins co-encoded in one Sulfurospirillum arsenophilum NBRC 109478 genomic window:
- the murG gene encoding undecaprenyldiphospho-muramoylpentapeptide beta-N-acetylglucosaminyltransferase produces MIAITGGGTGGHLVIAKAIKEELNRRGIKPIYIGSTAGQDKSWFEHDTGFEKTYFLKSQGVVNKKGLHKLLTLFSIFRSAFTCKTLFKKHQIKYVFSVGGYSAAPASFGALLCGIPLYIHEQNAIQGKLNTLLRPFSKAFFSSYDEKAIYTSYPVSEAFFAIRRERMHLKTIIFLGGSQGASFINALAQKIAPLLHREGIAIIHQTGKKEFEAMKKFYDKEDIPADVFDFSKEISTKLALADFAISRSGASTLWELCAAGVPALFIPFPHAAANHQYFNAKMLADQKLALILQQSSTIEPITLLEQIKQLDLKSISNNLAHMIQEGGAREIVNTILQTQKKEKPC; encoded by the coding sequence ATGATCGCGATTACAGGCGGTGGTACGGGTGGACACCTCGTTATTGCCAAAGCTATTAAAGAAGAACTAAATCGTCGTGGAATTAAACCTATTTACATTGGTTCTACCGCAGGACAAGATAAATCATGGTTTGAACACGATACAGGATTTGAAAAAACCTATTTTCTTAAGAGTCAAGGCGTTGTTAATAAAAAAGGACTCCATAAGCTTCTTACACTCTTCTCTATCTTCCGTTCAGCCTTTACATGTAAAACTCTTTTCAAAAAACATCAGATCAAATATGTTTTTTCCGTAGGAGGCTATTCTGCGGCTCCTGCTTCATTTGGGGCACTCCTATGCGGTATTCCTCTGTACATCCATGAGCAAAATGCTATACAAGGCAAACTCAACACATTACTTAGACCTTTTAGCAAAGCTTTCTTTAGCTCGTACGATGAAAAAGCTATTTACACGAGCTATCCTGTCAGCGAAGCTTTTTTTGCTATTAGACGAGAGCGTATGCACTTAAAAACCATCATCTTTTTGGGTGGAAGTCAAGGAGCTTCTTTTATTAATGCACTCGCACAAAAAATTGCTCCATTGTTGCACCGCGAAGGTATTGCTATTATTCATCAGACAGGTAAAAAAGAGTTTGAGGCAATGAAAAAGTTTTATGATAAAGAAGACATTCCAGCCGATGTCTTTGACTTTTCGAAAGAGATTTCCACCAAACTTGCGTTGGCAGACTTTGCCATTAGTCGCTCAGGTGCGAGTACACTCTGGGAACTTTGTGCAGCAGGCGTACCAGCTCTCTTTATCCCTTTTCCTCACGCTGCGGCTAATCATCAGTATTTTAATGCCAAGATGCTAGCAGATCAAAAGCTAGCCCTTATTCTTCAACAAAGTAGTACCATTGAGCCTATAACTCTTTTAGAGCAGATCAAACAACTTGATCTTAAAAGCATTTCAAACAACTTGGCACACATGATCCAAGAAGGTGGTGCTAGAGAAATTGTCAATACTATATTACAAACCCAAAAGAAGGAGAAACCATGTTAG
- the flgB gene encoding flagellar basal body rod protein FlgB codes for MSFVTSKSNELLEAGLNARAMRQDLVSSNIANIDTPFYKARDIDFESALIAKKKEIYGENSASTKLEMAQTDAAHLNGATGFDSSKSTIYLRDGQMARNDGNTVDLDVESSELGKNAMMFNALTSGLQKNGLIFKSVIEYSSKV; via the coding sequence ATGAGCTTTGTGACCTCTAAATCAAATGAACTTTTAGAAGCAGGACTAAATGCTAGAGCAATGCGACAAGATTTGGTCTCAAGTAACATTGCCAACATTGATACACCTTTTTATAAAGCACGTGATATTGATTTTGAATCAGCCTTAATTGCAAAGAAAAAAGAAATTTACGGCGAGAACAGTGCTTCAACTAAACTTGAAATGGCACAAACCGATGCAGCTCATCTTAATGGTGCAACCGGTTTTGATAGTTCTAAGTCGACTATTTATCTCAGAGACGGACAAATGGCTCGAAATGATGGAAATACGGTCGATTTAGATGTAGAATCATCTGAACTTGGTAAAAATGCGATGATGTTTAATGCGTTAACATCTGGATTACAAAAAAATGGTCTTATTTTTAAAAGCGTTATCGAATATTCGTCTAAAGTGTAA
- a CDS encoding FtsW/RodA/SpoVE family cell cycle protein, with the protein METDKILFSLSTLAIFVGIVFSLSLPVFTTLFFDYSEYHFFVRQFAVGMISITIMWGLSQVDPDKFLIHIGFTIFLSCLLLMGVMHYLPESLVTSAGGAKRWIRLPGFSLAPVEFFKIGFVYFLAWSFARKLNNNKKTLKEEMKLILPYLAVFVLVIYLIAVMQNDLGQVIVLALTLAVMAFFAGTSLQLFMLAILGSIFVFLIAIFSSSHRILRIKTWWATIQNMVLSLFPDKIAAVLRVDDAPEPYQISHSLNAIKHGGIFGEGIGNGMFKLGYLSEVHTDFALAGIAEELGALGVTCLTLVIITIIYRIFKIASRSSNKVYYLFSLGIGLLIVFSFLMNAYGITSITPIKGISVPFISYGGSSILALSVGIGMVLMISKKAKL; encoded by the coding sequence ATGGAAACAGATAAAATACTTTTTTCACTTAGCACCCTTGCCATCTTTGTAGGCATTGTTTTTTCATTGTCTCTCCCTGTGTTTACAACACTCTTTTTTGACTATTCCGAGTACCATTTTTTTGTTCGACAATTTGCGGTAGGCATGATCAGTATCACCATTATGTGGGGGCTTTCGCAAGTAGATCCTGACAAATTCTTAATCCATATTGGCTTTACAATTTTCCTTAGCTGTCTTCTTTTAATGGGTGTGATGCACTACCTCCCCGAATCACTTGTTACCTCTGCTGGTGGAGCAAAAAGATGGATCAGACTTCCTGGTTTTTCACTTGCCCCTGTTGAGTTTTTTAAGATTGGTTTTGTTTACTTTCTTGCATGGAGTTTTGCTCGAAAACTCAATAACAATAAAAAGACCCTCAAAGAAGAGATGAAGCTCATTCTTCCTTACTTAGCTGTTTTTGTTTTGGTTATCTACTTGATTGCCGTTATGCAAAATGACCTTGGACAAGTTATCGTTTTAGCCTTAACACTTGCGGTCATGGCATTTTTTGCAGGTACAAGTTTACAGCTTTTTATGCTCGCCATTCTAGGTTCAATTTTTGTCTTTTTAATAGCTATTTTTAGCTCAAGTCATCGTATTTTAAGGATTAAAACATGGTGGGCAACCATTCAAAACATGGTTCTCTCACTCTTTCCTGACAAAATTGCGGCTGTTTTAAGAGTCGATGACGCACCAGAACCGTACCAAATCTCACACTCGCTTAATGCCATCAAGCATGGTGGTATTTTTGGTGAAGGCATCGGAAATGGCATGTTTAAATTAGGGTATCTTAGTGAAGTACATACCGACTTTGCTCTTGCTGGCATTGCAGAAGAACTCGGTGCACTGGGTGTTACATGCTTAACACTGGTCATCATCACCATTATTTATCGTATCTTTAAAATCGCCAGTCGCAGCTCCAATAAAGTCTATTATCTCTTCTCACTTGGTATTGGATTACTCATTGTTTTCTCATTTTTGATGAATGCTTATGGTATTACTTCTATCACGCCGATTAAAGGTATTTCTGTTCCATTTATCAGCTATGGAGGTAGCTCCATCTTAGCGCTCTCTGTGGGCATCGGAATGGTGCTCATGATCAGTAAAAAGGCGAAGCTATGA
- a CDS encoding DMT family transporter gives MEKNQSKSYFFALSAVLLWSTVASAFKLTLAYFDALQLLLYASFFSLCVFFVVIGYQKKFYLLLTYSKKTYFQLALLGLINPFIYYLMLFHAYELLPAQEAQPINYTWALTLTYLSVLILKQKVSLYDFIAGVMCYFGVLVISTHGDLLNFSFSNLTGVFLALFSTVLWSLYWLYNTKLHVDPLIGLFINFLFGVPGILLYALVTSHPLTFNIYGFLGSIYVGVFEMGITFVLWLQAMKLSTNTAKIANLIFISPFLSLFFISFFVGETILFSTFIGLIFIIIGLLIQQKMKVVRR, from the coding sequence TTGGAAAAAAATCAATCAAAATCTTATTTTTTTGCTCTGTCTGCTGTTTTACTTTGGTCAACGGTTGCAAGTGCTTTTAAACTCACATTAGCCTATTTTGATGCGTTACAACTTCTTCTTTATGCTTCGTTTTTCTCATTATGTGTATTTTTTGTTGTTATAGGGTACCAAAAGAAATTTTATCTCCTATTGACCTATTCAAAAAAAACCTATTTTCAACTTGCCTTGCTAGGACTTATAAACCCGTTTATCTACTATTTAATGCTCTTTCATGCTTATGAGCTTTTGCCAGCACAAGAGGCACAGCCTATCAACTATACGTGGGCATTAACATTAACCTATCTCTCTGTTTTGATCTTAAAACAAAAAGTCAGCTTGTATGATTTTATTGCAGGAGTTATGTGTTACTTTGGTGTTTTGGTTATCTCTACACATGGTGATCTTTTAAATTTTTCTTTTTCAAACCTCACAGGTGTTTTTCTAGCACTTTTTTCAACGGTGCTATGGTCACTTTATTGGCTTTACAATACCAAATTACATGTAGATCCGCTGATTGGACTTTTTATCAATTTCCTCTTTGGTGTCCCTGGTATTTTACTTTATGCCCTTGTGACATCGCATCCTTTGACATTTAATATCTATGGTTTTTTAGGCTCAATTTATGTAGGCGTTTTTGAGATGGGGATAACCTTTGTCTTGTGGCTACAAGCGATGAAGCTGAGCACGAATACTGCAAAAATTGCAAATCTTATTTTTATTTCTCCTTTCCTATCTTTGTTTTTTATCTCTTTTTTTGTAGGTGAAACTATTCTTTTTTCAACGTTTATTGGTCTTATTTTTATTATAATTGGTTTATTAATCCAGCAGAAAATGAAAGTGGTTCGTAGATGA
- a CDS encoding thioredoxin fold domain-containing protein: MKKWFQIAMMVMLSSLSLKAEFLEIERQRAMRENKLILLSVEKEGCPYCLKMQKEIFEVPKFNQLIAKKYLHVNIHQEDPTLPKALHVKYFPTNLILSPRDLKIIDEFAGYMEPMSFVELLDEVYAQEVK, translated from the coding sequence ATGAAAAAATGGTTTCAAATAGCAATGATGGTTATGCTAAGTTCACTCTCATTAAAAGCCGAGTTTTTAGAAATTGAGCGTCAAAGAGCTATGAGAGAAAATAAGCTCATTCTCTTAAGTGTTGAAAAAGAGGGGTGCCCTTATTGCCTTAAAATGCAAAAAGAGATTTTTGAGGTACCTAAATTTAATCAGCTTATTGCTAAAAAATATTTACATGTAAACATTCATCAAGAAGATCCTACGTTGCCAAAGGCTTTACATGTAAAGTATTTTCCAACCAATCTAATCTTATCACCACGTGATCTTAAAATCATAGATGAGTTTGCTGGATATATGGAGCCAATGAGTTTTGTTGAGTTACTCGATGAAGTGTATGCGCAAGAGGTTAAGTAG
- a CDS encoding GNAT family N-acetyltransferase, which yields MLENLIVRIATRDDAKEIATFNVLFAKETVNKNVPLALTTEGVHQVFSKFHNGFYIIATIENVIVGLAMITREWSDWNNGAYYCIQSIFVTDHEHEKEIHDALLDKSKDLAKEHYDVCGIRLYVHKDDKATQKAYEEMGLQKTKYRVFEETF from the coding sequence ATGTTAGAAAACCTTATCGTTCGCATTGCAACCAGAGACGATGCGAAAGAGATCGCAACCTTTAACGTACTTTTCGCCAAAGAAACTGTCAATAAAAATGTTCCTCTCGCCCTTACTACAGAAGGGGTTCATCAAGTCTTTTCAAAATTTCATAATGGGTTCTATATTATTGCAACCATTGAAAATGTCATTGTTGGATTAGCGATGATTACCAGAGAGTGGAGTGATTGGAACAATGGTGCATATTATTGTATTCAGAGTATTTTTGTCACGGATCATGAGCATGAAAAAGAGATTCATGATGCACTTTTAGATAAATCAAAAGATCTAGCAAAAGAGCACTATGATGTATGTGGCATCAGACTTTACGTTCATAAAGACGATAAAGCAACACAAAAAGCATATGAAGAGATGGGATTGCAAAAAACAAAATATAGGGTATTTGAAGAGACGTTTTAA